In Meleagris gallopavo isolate NT-WF06-2002-E0010 breed Aviagen turkey brand Nicholas breeding stock chromosome 2, Turkey_5.1, whole genome shotgun sequence, the following are encoded in one genomic region:
- the TAB3 gene encoding TGF-beta-activated kinase 1 and MAP3K7-binding protein 3 isoform X4 produces MAQGSQQLDVQVLHDLRQRFPEIPEGVVSQCMLQNNNNLDACCRALAQESNKYLYMEYHSPDDTRMNRNSLLHINLGIHPHTSYHAGDGAQLNGGRTLVHSSSDGHIDPQRTAGKQLICLVQEPHSAPAVVAASPNYNPFFMNDQNRNAATPPPQPPPQPSSIQPGMNTSAMQGPPPTYMHIPRYSTNPITVTVSQNLPSGQSVPRALQILPQIPSNLYGTPGSIYIRQTSQSSSGRQTPQNTPWHSSPQGPVPHYTPRPLPVYPHQQNYQPSQYSPKQPQIPQSAFRSPPASQCPSPFGSPQHQVQPQLSHQSSHVFMPPSPSNVPPHPYQQASQTFQKQGSHSVSYLPPFAGPSLSKGSMNKIEITVEPPQRPGTAMNRSPSPISNQPSQRNQHPLYAATTPPSSSPSRGSGGEKGSHKYQRSSSSGSDDYAYTQALLLHQRARMERLAKELKLEKEELERLKAEVNGMEHDLMQRRLRRVSCTTAIPTPEEMTKLRSLNRQLQINVDCTLKEVDLLQSRGNFDPKATCNFYDNIEPGPVVPPKPYKKEHPNNSKQTARTQPRDEDFEGAPWNCDSCTFLNHPALNRCEQCEMPRYT; encoded by the exons ATGGCTCAGGGCAGTCAACAACTCGATGTGCAGGTACTCCATGATCTCCGACAACGTTTCCCTGAGATCCCTGAAGGGGTGGTATCTCAGTGCATGCTACAG AACAACAACAACCTGGATGCCTGTTGTCGAGCCCTCGCGCAGGAGAGCAACAAATACTTATACATGGAGTACCATAGCCCTGATGACACCAGAATGAATAGAAATAGCCTTTTGCACATTAATCTGGGTATTCATCCTCATACCAGCTATCATGCAGGGGATGGAGCTCAACTTAATGGTGGTCGTACACTGGTACATAGTTCAAGTGATGGACATATTGATCCACAACGCACAGCAGGTAAACAGCTGATTTGCTTAGTTCAAGAACCACATTCTGCTCCCGCTGTTGTGGCAGCTTCTCCTAATTACAATCCATTTTTCATGAATGACCAGAATAGAAATGCAGCTACTCCTCCTCCACAGCCACCTCCACAGCCATCTTCCATACAACCAGGAATGAACACGTCTGCTATGCAAGGCCCTCCTCCCACGTATATGCACATACCTCGGTACAGTACAAATCCCATTACTGTTACAGTATCACAAAACCTCCCCTCTGGACAGAGTGTACCCAGAGCTCTACAAATTCTTCCACAGATTCCAAGCAATCTTTATGGGACTCCTGGCTCTATTTATATTAGACAAACATCTCAAAGTTCTTCAGGACGACAGACTCCTCAGAATACACCGTGGCATTCATCGCCACAGGGCCCAGTTCCACATTATACTCCCCGTCCTCTACCTGTGTATCCACATCAACAGAACTACCAACCTTCTCAGTATTCTCCTAAACAACCCCAGATCCCTCAATCAGCCTTTAGATCACCACCGGCATCCCAGTGCCCCTCTCCCTTTGGCTCTCCTCAACACCAGGTTCAGCCTCAGCTGAGTCATCAGAGTTCACATGTTTTTATGCCTCCTAGTCCTTCAAATGTCCCTCCTCATCCATATCAGCAAGCATCGCAGACTTTTCAAAAACAAGGCAGTCACTCTGTATCGTATCTTCCTCCTTTTGCTGGACCTAGTTTATCCAAAGGTTCCatgaataaaatagaaattacagTTGAACCACCGCAAAGACCTGGGACTGCAATGAACAGAAGTCCTTCACCAATAAGTAATCAACCATCTCAACGAAACCAGCACCCACTGTATGCAGCCACTACTCCTCCTTCAAGCTCTCCATCAAGAG GAtctggaggagaaaaaggaagccATAAGTATCAGAGAAGTTCTAGTTCTGGATCGGATGACTATGCTTACACTCAAG CCTTGCTATTACATCAGCGAGCAAGGATGGAGAGATTAGCAAAGGAACTGAAGCTTGAGAAAGAAGAGCTTGAACGCCTGAAAGCTGAAGTCAATGGTATGGAGCATGATCTAATGCAGAGGCGACTTCGAAGAGTTAGCTGTACAACTGCAATTCCAACA CCTGAGGAAATGACCAAATTGAGAAGCCTCAACAGACAGCTCCAGATAAATGTTGACTGTACACTGAAAGAAGTTGACCTCCTTCAGTCCAGAG GCAACTTTGATCCGAAAGCCACATGTAACTTCTATGATAACATAGAGCCTGGTCCTGTTGTGCCACCAAAGCCATATAAAAAGG aacATCCAAACAATTCCAAACAGACTGCACGGACTCAGCCAAGAGATGAAGACTTTGAAGGAGCTCCATGGAACTGTGATAGCTGCACCTTTCTAAATCACCCAGCACTAAATCGCTGTGAGCAGTGTGAAATGCCACGATACACTTGA
- the TAB3 gene encoding TGF-beta-activated kinase 1 and MAP3K7-binding protein 3 isoform X3, with protein MAQGSQQLDVQVLHDLRQRFPEIPEGVVSQCMLQNNNNLDACCRALAQESNKYLYMEYHSPDDTRMNRNSLLHINLGIHPHTSYHAGDGAQLNGGRTLVHSSSDGHIDPQRTAGKQLICLVQEPHSAPAVVAASPNYNPFFMNDQNRNAATPPPQPPPQPSSIQPGMNTSAMQGPPPTYMHIPRYSTNPITVTVSQNLPSGQSVPRALQILPQIPSNLYGTPGSIYIRQTSQSSSGRQTPQNTPWHSSPQGPVPHYTPRPLPVYPHQQNYQPSQYSPKQPQIPQSAFRSPPASQCPSPFGSPQHQVQPQLSHQSSHVFMPPSPSNVPPHPYQQASQTFQKQGSHSVSYLPPFAGPSLSKGSMNKIEITVEPPQRPGTAMNRSPSPISNQPSQRNQHPLYAATTPPSSSPSRVDQEERTAAPEPIQPISVIPGSGGEKGSHKYQRSSSSGSDDYAYTQALLLHQRARMERLAKELKLEKEELERLKAEVNGMEHDLMQRRLRRVSCTTAIPTPEEMTKLRSLNRQLQINVDCTLKEVDLLQSRGNFDPKATCNFYDNIEPGPVVPPKPYKKEHPNNSKQTARTQPRDEDFEGAPWNCDSCTFLNHPALNRCEQCEMPRYT; from the exons ATGGCTCAGGGCAGTCAACAACTCGATGTGCAGGTACTCCATGATCTCCGACAACGTTTCCCTGAGATCCCTGAAGGGGTGGTATCTCAGTGCATGCTACAG AACAACAACAACCTGGATGCCTGTTGTCGAGCCCTCGCGCAGGAGAGCAACAAATACTTATACATGGAGTACCATAGCCCTGATGACACCAGAATGAATAGAAATAGCCTTTTGCACATTAATCTGGGTATTCATCCTCATACCAGCTATCATGCAGGGGATGGAGCTCAACTTAATGGTGGTCGTACACTGGTACATAGTTCAAGTGATGGACATATTGATCCACAACGCACAGCAGGTAAACAGCTGATTTGCTTAGTTCAAGAACCACATTCTGCTCCCGCTGTTGTGGCAGCTTCTCCTAATTACAATCCATTTTTCATGAATGACCAGAATAGAAATGCAGCTACTCCTCCTCCACAGCCACCTCCACAGCCATCTTCCATACAACCAGGAATGAACACGTCTGCTATGCAAGGCCCTCCTCCCACGTATATGCACATACCTCGGTACAGTACAAATCCCATTACTGTTACAGTATCACAAAACCTCCCCTCTGGACAGAGTGTACCCAGAGCTCTACAAATTCTTCCACAGATTCCAAGCAATCTTTATGGGACTCCTGGCTCTATTTATATTAGACAAACATCTCAAAGTTCTTCAGGACGACAGACTCCTCAGAATACACCGTGGCATTCATCGCCACAGGGCCCAGTTCCACATTATACTCCCCGTCCTCTACCTGTGTATCCACATCAACAGAACTACCAACCTTCTCAGTATTCTCCTAAACAACCCCAGATCCCTCAATCAGCCTTTAGATCACCACCGGCATCCCAGTGCCCCTCTCCCTTTGGCTCTCCTCAACACCAGGTTCAGCCTCAGCTGAGTCATCAGAGTTCACATGTTTTTATGCCTCCTAGTCCTTCAAATGTCCCTCCTCATCCATATCAGCAAGCATCGCAGACTTTTCAAAAACAAGGCAGTCACTCTGTATCGTATCTTCCTCCTTTTGCTGGACCTAGTTTATCCAAAGGTTCCatgaataaaatagaaattacagTTGAACCACCGCAAAGACCTGGGACTGCAATGAACAGAAGTCCTTCACCAATAAGTAATCAACCATCTCAACGAAACCAGCACCCACTGTATGCAGCCACTACTCCTCCTTCAAGCTCTCCATCAAGAG TGGACCAAGAAGAGCGTACTGCAGCACCAGAACCTATTCAGCCTATTTCTGTAATCCCAGGAtctggaggagaaaaaggaagccATAAGTATCAGAGAAGTTCTAGTTCTGGATCGGATGACTATGCTTACACTCAAG CCTTGCTATTACATCAGCGAGCAAGGATGGAGAGATTAGCAAAGGAACTGAAGCTTGAGAAAGAAGAGCTTGAACGCCTGAAAGCTGAAGTCAATGGTATGGAGCATGATCTAATGCAGAGGCGACTTCGAAGAGTTAGCTGTACAACTGCAATTCCAACA CCTGAGGAAATGACCAAATTGAGAAGCCTCAACAGACAGCTCCAGATAAATGTTGACTGTACACTGAAAGAAGTTGACCTCCTTCAGTCCAGAG GCAACTTTGATCCGAAAGCCACATGTAACTTCTATGATAACATAGAGCCTGGTCCTGTTGTGCCACCAAAGCCATATAAAAAGG aacATCCAAACAATTCCAAACAGACTGCACGGACTCAGCCAAGAGATGAAGACTTTGAAGGAGCTCCATGGAACTGTGATAGCTGCACCTTTCTAAATCACCCAGCACTAAATCGCTGTGAGCAGTGTGAAATGCCACGATACACTTGA
- the TAB3 gene encoding TGF-beta-activated kinase 1 and MAP3K7-binding protein 3 isoform X2, with the protein MAQGSQQLDVQVLHDLRQRFPEIPEGVVSQCMLQNNNNLDACCRALAQESNKYLYMEYHSPDDTRMNRNSLLHINLGIHPHTSYHAGDGAQLNGGRTLVHSSSDGHIDPQRTAGKQLICLVQEPHSAPAVVAASPNYNPFFMNDQNRNAATPPPQPPPQPSSIQPGMNTSAMQGPPPTYMHIPRYSTNPITVTVSQNLPSGQSVPRALQILPQIPSNLYGTPGSIYIRQTSQSSSGRQTPQNTPWHSSPQGPVPHYTPRPLPVYPHQQNYQPSQYSPKQPQIPQSAFRSPPASQCPSPFGSPQHQVQPQLSHQSSHVFMPPSPSNVPPHPYQQASQTFQKQGSHSVSYLPPFAGPSLSKGSMNKIEITVEPPQRPGTAMNRSPSPISNQPSQRNQHPLYAATTPPSSSPSRVGRAPTENLLNLVDQEERTAAPEPIQPISVIPGSGGEKGSHKYQRSSSSGSDDYAYTQALLLHQRARMERLAKELKLEKEELERLKAEVNGMEHDLMQRRLRRVSCTTAIPTPEEMTKLRSLNRQLQINVDCTLKEVDLLQSRGNFDPKATCNFYDNIEPGPVVPPKPYKKEHPNNSKQTARTQPRDEDFEGAPWNCDSCTFLNHPALNRCEQCEMPRYT; encoded by the exons ATGGCTCAGGGCAGTCAACAACTCGATGTGCAGGTACTCCATGATCTCCGACAACGTTTCCCTGAGATCCCTGAAGGGGTGGTATCTCAGTGCATGCTACAG AACAACAACAACCTGGATGCCTGTTGTCGAGCCCTCGCGCAGGAGAGCAACAAATACTTATACATGGAGTACCATAGCCCTGATGACACCAGAATGAATAGAAATAGCCTTTTGCACATTAATCTGGGTATTCATCCTCATACCAGCTATCATGCAGGGGATGGAGCTCAACTTAATGGTGGTCGTACACTGGTACATAGTTCAAGTGATGGACATATTGATCCACAACGCACAGCAGGTAAACAGCTGATTTGCTTAGTTCAAGAACCACATTCTGCTCCCGCTGTTGTGGCAGCTTCTCCTAATTACAATCCATTTTTCATGAATGACCAGAATAGAAATGCAGCTACTCCTCCTCCACAGCCACCTCCACAGCCATCTTCCATACAACCAGGAATGAACACGTCTGCTATGCAAGGCCCTCCTCCCACGTATATGCACATACCTCGGTACAGTACAAATCCCATTACTGTTACAGTATCACAAAACCTCCCCTCTGGACAGAGTGTACCCAGAGCTCTACAAATTCTTCCACAGATTCCAAGCAATCTTTATGGGACTCCTGGCTCTATTTATATTAGACAAACATCTCAAAGTTCTTCAGGACGACAGACTCCTCAGAATACACCGTGGCATTCATCGCCACAGGGCCCAGTTCCACATTATACTCCCCGTCCTCTACCTGTGTATCCACATCAACAGAACTACCAACCTTCTCAGTATTCTCCTAAACAACCCCAGATCCCTCAATCAGCCTTTAGATCACCACCGGCATCCCAGTGCCCCTCTCCCTTTGGCTCTCCTCAACACCAGGTTCAGCCTCAGCTGAGTCATCAGAGTTCACATGTTTTTATGCCTCCTAGTCCTTCAAATGTCCCTCCTCATCCATATCAGCAAGCATCGCAGACTTTTCAAAAACAAGGCAGTCACTCTGTATCGTATCTTCCTCCTTTTGCTGGACCTAGTTTATCCAAAGGTTCCatgaataaaatagaaattacagTTGAACCACCGCAAAGACCTGGGACTGCAATGAACAGAAGTCCTTCACCAATAAGTAATCAACCATCTCAACGAAACCAGCACCCACTGTATGCAGCCACTACTCCTCCTTCAAGCTCTCCATCAAGAG taGGTCGAGCACCGACTGAGAATCTTTTAAATTTAGTGGACCAAGAAGAGCGTACTGCAGCACCAGAACCTATTCAGCCTATTTCTGTAATCCCAGGAtctggaggagaaaaaggaagccATAAGTATCAGAGAAGTTCTAGTTCTGGATCGGATGACTATGCTTACACTCAAG CCTTGCTATTACATCAGCGAGCAAGGATGGAGAGATTAGCAAAGGAACTGAAGCTTGAGAAAGAAGAGCTTGAACGCCTGAAAGCTGAAGTCAATGGTATGGAGCATGATCTAATGCAGAGGCGACTTCGAAGAGTTAGCTGTACAACTGCAATTCCAACA CCTGAGGAAATGACCAAATTGAGAAGCCTCAACAGACAGCTCCAGATAAATGTTGACTGTACACTGAAAGAAGTTGACCTCCTTCAGTCCAGAG GCAACTTTGATCCGAAAGCCACATGTAACTTCTATGATAACATAGAGCCTGGTCCTGTTGTGCCACCAAAGCCATATAAAAAGG aacATCCAAACAATTCCAAACAGACTGCACGGACTCAGCCAAGAGATGAAGACTTTGAAGGAGCTCCATGGAACTGTGATAGCTGCACCTTTCTAAATCACCCAGCACTAAATCGCTGTGAGCAGTGTGAAATGCCACGATACACTTGA
- the TAB3 gene encoding TGF-beta-activated kinase 1 and MAP3K7-binding protein 3 isoform X1, protein MAQGSQQLDVQVLHDLRQRFPEIPEGVVSQCMLQNNNNLDACCRALAQESNKYLYMEYHSPDDTRMNRNSLLHINLGIHPHTSYHAGDGAQLNGGRTLVHSSSDGHIDPQRTAGKQLICLVQEPHSAPAVVAASPNYNPFFMNDQNRNAATPPPQPPPQPSSIQPGMNTSAMQGPPPTYMHIPRYSTNPITVTVSQNLPSGQSVPRALQILPQIPSNLYGTPGSIYIRQTSQSSSGRQTPQNTPWHSSPQGPVPHYTPRPLPVYPHQQNYQPSQYSPKQPQIPQSAFRSPPASQCPSPFGSPQHQVQPQLSHQSSHVFMPPSPSNVPPHPYQQASQTFQKQGSHSVSYLPPFAGPSLSKGSMNKIEITVEPPQRPGTAMNRSPSPISNQPSQRNQHPLYAATTPPSSSPSRGMSGQPKPPFSVNPVYITYTQPTGPTGAPTQSPRVMVSQPNPTIFKITVGRAPTENLLNLVDQEERTAAPEPIQPISVIPGSGGEKGSHKYQRSSSSGSDDYAYTQALLLHQRARMERLAKELKLEKEELERLKAEVNGMEHDLMQRRLRRVSCTTAIPTPEEMTKLRSLNRQLQINVDCTLKEVDLLQSRGNFDPKATCNFYDNIEPGPVVPPKPYKKEHPNNSKQTARTQPRDEDFEGAPWNCDSCTFLNHPALNRCEQCEMPRYT, encoded by the exons ATGGCTCAGGGCAGTCAACAACTCGATGTGCAGGTACTCCATGATCTCCGACAACGTTTCCCTGAGATCCCTGAAGGGGTGGTATCTCAGTGCATGCTACAG AACAACAACAACCTGGATGCCTGTTGTCGAGCCCTCGCGCAGGAGAGCAACAAATACTTATACATGGAGTACCATAGCCCTGATGACACCAGAATGAATAGAAATAGCCTTTTGCACATTAATCTGGGTATTCATCCTCATACCAGCTATCATGCAGGGGATGGAGCTCAACTTAATGGTGGTCGTACACTGGTACATAGTTCAAGTGATGGACATATTGATCCACAACGCACAGCAGGTAAACAGCTGATTTGCTTAGTTCAAGAACCACATTCTGCTCCCGCTGTTGTGGCAGCTTCTCCTAATTACAATCCATTTTTCATGAATGACCAGAATAGAAATGCAGCTACTCCTCCTCCACAGCCACCTCCACAGCCATCTTCCATACAACCAGGAATGAACACGTCTGCTATGCAAGGCCCTCCTCCCACGTATATGCACATACCTCGGTACAGTACAAATCCCATTACTGTTACAGTATCACAAAACCTCCCCTCTGGACAGAGTGTACCCAGAGCTCTACAAATTCTTCCACAGATTCCAAGCAATCTTTATGGGACTCCTGGCTCTATTTATATTAGACAAACATCTCAAAGTTCTTCAGGACGACAGACTCCTCAGAATACACCGTGGCATTCATCGCCACAGGGCCCAGTTCCACATTATACTCCCCGTCCTCTACCTGTGTATCCACATCAACAGAACTACCAACCTTCTCAGTATTCTCCTAAACAACCCCAGATCCCTCAATCAGCCTTTAGATCACCACCGGCATCCCAGTGCCCCTCTCCCTTTGGCTCTCCTCAACACCAGGTTCAGCCTCAGCTGAGTCATCAGAGTTCACATGTTTTTATGCCTCCTAGTCCTTCAAATGTCCCTCCTCATCCATATCAGCAAGCATCGCAGACTTTTCAAAAACAAGGCAGTCACTCTGTATCGTATCTTCCTCCTTTTGCTGGACCTAGTTTATCCAAAGGTTCCatgaataaaatagaaattacagTTGAACCACCGCAAAGACCTGGGACTGCAATGAACAGAAGTCCTTCACCAATAAGTAATCAACCATCTCAACGAAACCAGCACCCACTGTATGCAGCCACTACTCCTCCTTCAAGCTCTCCATCAAGAGGTATGTCGGGTCAACCCAAACCTCCATTTAGTGTTAATCCAGTATATATTACCTACACTCAACCAACTGGACCTACAGGTGCACCAACACAGTCTCCTCGGGTAATGGTATCTCAGCCAAACccaactatttttaaaatcacagtaGGTCGAGCACCGACTGAGAATCTTTTAAATTTAGTGGACCAAGAAGAGCGTACTGCAGCACCAGAACCTATTCAGCCTATTTCTGTAATCCCAGGAtctggaggagaaaaaggaagccATAAGTATCAGAGAAGTTCTAGTTCTGGATCGGATGACTATGCTTACACTCAAG CCTTGCTATTACATCAGCGAGCAAGGATGGAGAGATTAGCAAAGGAACTGAAGCTTGAGAAAGAAGAGCTTGAACGCCTGAAAGCTGAAGTCAATGGTATGGAGCATGATCTAATGCAGAGGCGACTTCGAAGAGTTAGCTGTACAACTGCAATTCCAACA CCTGAGGAAATGACCAAATTGAGAAGCCTCAACAGACAGCTCCAGATAAATGTTGACTGTACACTGAAAGAAGTTGACCTCCTTCAGTCCAGAG GCAACTTTGATCCGAAAGCCACATGTAACTTCTATGATAACATAGAGCCTGGTCCTGTTGTGCCACCAAAGCCATATAAAAAGG aacATCCAAACAATTCCAAACAGACTGCACGGACTCAGCCAAGAGATGAAGACTTTGAAGGAGCTCCATGGAACTGTGATAGCTGCACCTTTCTAAATCACCCAGCACTAAATCGCTGTGAGCAGTGTGAAATGCCACGATACACTTGA